From a single Larimichthys crocea isolate SSNF chromosome XIII, L_crocea_2.0, whole genome shotgun sequence genomic region:
- the bmp8a gene encoding bone morphogenetic protein 8A, whose product MDSDVSHSFSCLCSKMKQQHMSRRSSGGGGVFQQQTRSTSTSRPHRPLLHPRTLLLLPLLLLLFLSLWSQQAEAVVHSSFRRLSGREKKEMQKEILSILGLPGRPRPHPPLRPPSSAPLFMLDLYHAMSADGEDEGNEIIVNGPGMGKFGAAERLAQVNHAAPPTLSTHTPPLGTVVSEADTVMSFVNLVEQERDLLQPRPYWKEFRFDLTPLPQGETVTAAEFRIYKTLTMGQRANRTLHISVYEIQRENRHREPELVLLDMQSVPAGQEGWLAFDVTTASNHWLLHPRSNLGIRLYVETEEDRSLSAGWIGLVGRRGPRSKQPFMVTFFRESQVPCRPPRAVKPHPRKKKPKYDLPVPSIHNRSPANSGGQPCKKHELYVSFSDLGWKDWVLAPTGYSAYYCDGECFYPLGSCMNATNHALIQQVVHLLKPDEVPKACCAPTKLSPISVLFYDDNNNVILKKHRNMVVKTCGCL is encoded by the exons CAGCACATGAGCAGAAGAAGCAGCGGCGGTGGCGGCgttttccagcagcagacaagATCAACCTCCACCTCTAGACCCCACCGGCCTCTCCTCCACCCCAGGACCCTGCTCCTCCTGcccctgctgctcctgctcttcctctccttgtgGAGCCAGCAGGCCGAGGCCGTGGTCCACTCCAGTTTCAGGCGGCTGAGTGGCCGCGAGAAGAAGGAGATGCAGAAGGAGATCCTGTCCATTCTGGGCCTGCCGGGGAGACCCAGACCCCACCCGCCGCTACGACCGCCCTCCTCCGCGCCGCTCTTCATGCTGGACTTGTACCACGCCATGTCGGCCGATGGGGAGGATGAAGGCAATGAGATTATTGTAAACGGACCTGGCATGGGGAAGTTTGGAGCGGCGGAAAGGTTGGCTCAGGTCAACCACGCAGCCCCGCCGACCCTCAGCACGCACACGCCACCGCTGGGCACGGTGGTCAGCGAGGCCGACACGGTGATGAGCTTCGTCAACCTGG TGGAGCAGGAGCGTGACCTCCTGCAGCCTCGTCCATACTGGAAGGAGTTTCGTTTCGACCTGACTCCGCTCCCTCAGGGTGAGACGGTGACGGCGGCAGAGTTTCGGATCTATAAGACCCTGACGATGGGCCAGAGGGCCAACCGAACACTGCACATCTCCGTCTATGAGATCCAACGAGAGAACAGACACAG AGAGCCAGAGCTGGTGCTGCTCGACATGCAGTCGGTGCCTGCAGGACAGGAAGGCTGGCTGGCCTTCGACGTCACCACAGCCTCCAACCACTGGCTTCTCCACCCCCGGAGCAACCTGGGCATACGTCTCTACGTGGAGACAGAGGAAG ACCGCTCCCTGTCTGCAGGCTGGATCGGGTTGGTGGGACGCAGAGGCCCTCGCTCAAAACAGCCCTTCATGGTGACCTTCTTCAGGGAGAGTCAGGTCCCGTGTCGGCCACCACGAGCCGTCAAGCCACATCCTCGCAAGAAGAAACCCAAATACGACCTCCCGGTCCCCAGCATCCATA ATCGGAGTCCTGCCAACAGCGGAGGTCAGCCGTGTAAAAAACACGAACTCTACGTCAGCTTCAGTGACCTCGGATGGAAG GACTGGGTTTTGGCTCCCACTGGATATTCAGCTTATTACTGTGATGGAGAGTGTTTTTATCCTCTGGGCTCCTGCATGAACGCCACGAACCACGCCCTCATCCAGCAAGTG GTCCACCTCCTGAAGCCTGACGAGGTTCCGAAGGCGTGTTGCGCTCCCACCAAACTCAGCCCCATCTCCGTCCTCTTCTatgacgacaacaacaacgtcATCCTCAAGAAACACCGGAACATGGTGGTGAAGACCTGCGGCTGTCTATGA
- the LOC104931588 gene encoding zinc finger protein 706 has product MARGQQKIQSQQKNAKKAAEKKKGQGADQKTAAKAALVHTCPVCRTQMPDPKTFKQHFESKHPKSPMPPELADVQA; this is encoded by the exons ATGGCTCGTGGGCAGCAGAAGATTCAGTCCCAGCAGAAGAACGCCAAGAaggcagcagagaagaagaaaggtcagGGCGCGGACCAGAAGACTGCAGCAAAGGCCGCACTGGTCCACACCTGCCCCGTCTGCCGG aCACAGATGCCAGACCCGAAGACTTTCAAGCAGCATTTTGAGAGCAAACATCCCAAATCCCCAATGCCTCCTGAGCTGGCCGACGTTCAGGCATGA